Part of the Salinimonas lutimaris genome, CCAAAAGGCAATAAAAGGACTTATTTGATTAAGTTTCAGGACACCTTTGTTGTGGGACTGGCTGACTGTCATTAGCCTGCGCTAGGCCTGATTCAGGCTCCGGCTGTACAGCCTGTTACGGCCCTGTTGCTTGGCCTGATACAGCAAGGTGTCACACAGACCGATGATGGTGTCGGTGTCCGCTGGCTGAGCAACCTGGACCATACCGCCGCTAAATGTCAGCGGTCCCCTGATTTCCGCCACGGAGCTTTCCAGCAACTGACGTAATCGCGCCAGCTCGGCCTGGGCCACATCAAGGGAGGTATCTGGTAAAATCAGCAAAAACTCCTCGCCGCCATAGCGGCCGGCCAAGTGACGTTTACCGGCCCACAGCGTCAGCTGCCTGCCCACCGTTTCTAACACCTTGTCACCAACCTGATGACCCAAAGTATCGTTAATCTGTTTAAAGTGGTCGATATCAATCAGTGCCAGACACACCGGACTATTCTGCGTAGCTTTGCTTAATGCGGTATCAGCCAGGCCGACACTGTGCCCGCGATTATAAAGCCGGGTCAGACTGTCGGTACGGGCAAAGGCTCGCAGTTGCTGCTGATGACGAACCAAATACCAAATCAGCGCGCCACCCACAATTACCAGCGCCGTGGTAAATACCGCGACCAGCGTCATCTGTTCGGCGCGGGTCTGGTGTAGCTTATTTTTTATTATCAGTACGGAGGACTGTGATTGTTCGGTGTCTTTTTGCAGTGCCATTAAACTCATATCATTGACTGGTGCCACCGAGCGAGGCCCGAACAGAGACAAGGCTTTTTCATACAGAGCCCCGGCAGCAGCATAATTGCCCAGTGCATTTTCAATCCGGGCCTTAAGCACAATGGCTTCGATATCAAAATGTGTGCCTTGCTCAATAGCGCCCCGACTATTTTCCATTGCCAGAAAATAACGCAGTGAAGCTTGGGGATTTCCTAGTTTAAGCTGAGCGTCACTCATCAACATATTTGCTGTATATACTGTATTTGAAATGTTTATTCCCAGCTGTTCCTGGATATCAATAGTCTCCTGAGCGTATCTTATGGAGAGTTCATGCTTTTCCTTAGCGCGAAAAAAAATTGCAAAGCGGATAAGCGATGTAATTTTGATTTCGGGAACATTTGAATTAGTAGCCAGCGTGTTCAACTTTTTAAGAGTCTGTTCGGCATCGCTGAATCTGGACATTCTGAGTAGCGCACCAATCTGACAAGCAAGTGCCCTTGCTTCAGCCCCTTCGTCATAAGTAGGTTGGGCTGTCAGAAAATCCTGTATTTTGATGCAATATTTGTACTGGCCTTGATTGTTGCGAAGTCCGTACTGGGAGTAGGCCATGTCTGAATAAATATCAATGAGAGAATAGTCATACCAGTCATAAGCGGCTGTTGCCGGTGGGGCGATTTTCATAACGTTATAAAGCTCAATGATGGCATTGAAATAGCTGCCTTCGCCCTGATACGTCATCACCAGATAGTAACTGGCCAGCCGGCGTAGCCGGACCCAGTTATGGTTCGCTGCAATCTGCTTGAGCTGATACAAATCCTGTAATTTAGTTTGCGCGGACTCGCCGGAAAACCAGGTCCTGAGAATACGGCTTTCATGAAACAGGGCAGGGTAGCGGGTCTGAAGGGCCTGCCAGTCAGCAGGCGTGGGTGTTATAGCCGACTTACCCTGTCCGGCATTCAGCCAGACTGAATAGTAAACATAGCGCCCCAGTGGGGTGGAGGTATCAAATTCTGCCTGTTTCAGGGCGGGAATAATTTCAGCATAAGGCAGGAGCATCACTTGCTGGCGCTTCTGCAGGTAGTCATCCAGAGTGGACGCGCAGACGCCTGCACTCCACAGAGTGCTCAGGATACAAAAACACAAGTAAAGACAGGCAGTCAGCTTCACAAGACAGCAAGAATACAAACAGACAATGCCTACGACTATACGTATCCCCAAAAGGCAATAAAAGGACTTATTTGATTAAGTTTCAGGACACCTTTGTCATTAGCCTGCGCTAGGCCTGATTCAGGCTCCGGCTGTACAGCCTGTTACGGCCCTGTTGCTTGGCCTGATACAGCAAGGTGTCACACAGACCGATGATGGTGTCGGTGTCCGCTGGCTGAGCAACCTGGACCAGACCGCCGCTAAATGTCAGCGGTCCCCTGATTTCCGCCACGGAGCTTTCCAGCAACTGACGTAATCGCGCCAGCTCGGCCTGGGCCGCATCAAGGGAGGTATCTGGTAAAATCAGCAAAAACTCCTCGCCGCCATAGCGGCCGGCCAAGTGACGTTTACCGGCCCACAGCGTCAGCTGCCTGCCCACCGTTTCTAACACCTTGTCACCAACCTGATGACCCAAAGTATCGTTAATCTGTTTAAAGTGGTCGATATCAATCAGTGCCAGACACACCGGACTATTCTGCGTAGCTTTGCTTAATGCGGTATCAGCCAGGCCGACACTGTGCCCGCGATTATAAAGCCGGGTCAGACTGTCGGTACGGGCAAAGGCTCGCAGTTGCTGCTGATGACGAACCAAATACCAAATCAGCGCGCCACCCACAATTACCAGCGCCGTGGTAAATACCGCGACCAGCGTCATCTGTTCGGCGCGGGTCTGGTGTAGCTTATTTTTTATTATCAGTACGGAGGACTGTGATTGTTCGGTGTCTTTTTGCAGGGCCATTAAACTCATATCATTGACTGGTGCCACCGAGCGAGGCCCGAACAGAGACAAGGCTTTTTCATACAGTGCCCCGGCAGCAGCATAATTGCCCAGTGCATTTTCAATCCGGGCCTTAAGTACAATGGCTTCGATGTCATAATGGATACCTTGCTCTATTGAACCCCGTCCGGTTTCCATTGACTGAAGATATTGCTTAGCAGTCTGAGGGTTGCCCAGATCCAGTTGAGACAGAGCCATTAATTTATTTGCTGTATATATGGTATTTGGCAGCCTGATCCCCAACTGACGCTGTATATCAATGACATCCTTTGCATAGGAAAATGCGAGAGCGTACTTTTCCTGAGCCCGGAAAAAAATAGCAAACTGGATTAAAGCAGTGATTTTAACTTCTGTTAATTTTGTGCTTAATGCCAGCGCATTCAATTTTTTTAACGTATCCTCTGCTTCGCTGATATTTGACATTCTGAGCTGCGCACCAATCTGACAAGCCAGCGCCCGGGCTGTAGACTCTGTATCTGATGTAGCTTCAGAGGACAAAAAGTTAACGGTTTTCTGACAATACTTCAGCTCGCCTTCTGTGTTTCCCAGCCCGTACATTGAACGCGTCATGTCTGAATAAATATCAATGAGAGAATAGTCATACCAGTCATAAGCGGCTGTTGCCGGTGGGGCGATTTTCATAACGTTATAAAGCTCAATGATGGCATTGAAATAGCTGCCTTCGCCCTGATACGTCATCACCAGATAGTAACTGGCCAGCCGGCGTAGCCGGACCCAGTTATGGTTCGCTGCAATCTGCTTGAGCTGATACAAGTCCTGTAATTTGGTTTGCGCGGACTCGCCGGAAAACCAGGTCCTGAGAATACGGCTTTCATGAAACAGGGCAGGGAAGCGAGTCTGAAGGGCCTGCCAGTCAGCAGGCGTGGGTGTTATAGCGGGCTCACCCTGTCCGGCATTCAGCCAGACTGAATAGTAAACATAGCGCCCCAGTGGGGTGGAGGTATCAAATTCTGCCTGTTTCAGGGCGGGAATAATTTCAGCATAAGGCAGGAGCATCACTTGCTGGCGCTTCTGCAGGTAGTCATCCAGAGTGGACGCCTGAGCCACTGAACACCACAAGGTACTTATTAAAAGTAACCACCGGCGAACAACCCTTAATCCCTTCACTCACCTACTCAGCAGTAAATACGCGGCTGTATGTACGGCTTTTCCCCTCTTTTTTAGCCCGATACAATAAAGAGTCACATAACGATAATACCGGCGTCATGTCTGTTTTATGTAAAACCTGTACCAGCCCGCAGCTGAATTCAATGGCAAGCCCGGCACTGGATAAGCGATTATTGTCCTGCAGCAGTGTTTGTCGTGCCTGCTCGATTTTCTGAGTCGCATCCTGTAAATTCGTATTGTTCATCATAATGATAAATTCTTCGCCACCGTAACGACCAACCACATCGTCTTTGCCAAAACGGTATTTGAACTGGCGGGCAAAATCCATCAGCACTTTATCGCCTTTACTGTGGCCATAGTCGTCATTGATACTCTTAAAATTATCAATATCCACCATGGCAACACAGATGGAGCGGGACTTTTTGAGCGCACCAAGCTGACGACTGATTTTTTGCAGGGCATACCAGCGATTACTCACGCCGGTCAGTGTATCGATCTGCGCAAAGCTTTCCAGCTGGCGTTTATGCCGGAACAGACGCCAGACTAACAGGCCAGATGCAATGGCCAGTACTGATGTAAAAACAGCCAGTAACGTCATATTGTCAGACTTGGTTTTGTGTAACTGACTTTGTAGTTTCAGGTAGGACAGGTGCTTTTCATCCAGTTCTCTGGTCAGGGCGTTAAGATGAATATCGTTAACAGTCTTGCCCCCTTTTCCCGCCAGGGCGCTGATCGTTTTTTCATAATATTCGGCCGCTTTATCATATTGCCTGAGTGACTCGGCAACTCTGGCTTTGATGATCAGTGCCTCATTTTCAAACACACTTTTTGATCTGACACCTTGCCGGCTGTCATCCATTATCGTGAGATATCTGGCAGCGCTCTCAATATTACCCATTTCTAGCTGAGCTGCGCTCATCAGCATATAAATGATAAAGGCGTACCTTTTATTTTCTGCCTGTAACTGCTCGATGAGCTCAGCTGCTTTTTTAGCGTGGGTAAAGGTATCGGCATAATTTTTTCGAGCGTATTCTAAACCGGCCTGGCGCATGGATGAATACAGTTTTATGGTGGCTGAGTCAGTACTTGCAGCAAGCTGCTTCAGGCTATCGAGAGCCCGACTAGCCTGCTGGGTATCCTGCATACCAATGTAAGCATCGACTCGACAGGTATAGGCGCTTGCATACAGCTGTGCATCGGAAGCAGCACTGGCTCTTAATTGTAAGTCGAGTTTGTCGCAGTAGGTAAGCTGCTCCTGATAATTTCGTAGTGCATACATGGAAAAAGCCATATCTGTATGCATCGAAAACAGAGAATAGTCATAAGTCACGGGAAACGGTGGTGCGACCTGCGACAGCTGATGTATTTCAATAATGGCGCTCATCCAGTTTCCGTTGTCTGACAGGATACTGACAATATGCTTGCTGGCGAGCCGGGCAACTCTGACAAATTGCTGCTGTTCTGCTGCCTGTCTGATCTGATAAAGCTGTCTGAGTGTTTCTTTAACCGGTTTTTGGGCCCGGCTTATCGTAATGATTTGCTGTTCGTAATATAACTCCGGGAGCTCGTTTTTAAGCGCCCTCAGATCATCGGTGGATAGTTCAGATTGTTCAGCCGGCTGGCTATCAATGACGAGTACGGAATGATAAAAATAGCGGCCCTGCACCGTGTCGGTGTCAAAAACGGAAGTTTGTAAGGCATCTGCGCGCTCAGGCCCGGGCAGCGATAATATTTTACTGCGGGCGCTTAAATACTCCTCGCTCACCGAGGCCTGCACCACAATACAATAAAATAAGCTTGCAAACAGGCATACAAGTCTGGTCATAGATTGATAAGAGTAAATGATGAACAGAGAAACAGTTAAAAGAGTCTTTGACTATATCGACAGTCATTTGCCAGTGAAAGGACTAATTTGTAAGTATTTGGGATAATTCTTTTACCACGACAAACTGATTTGCATTTTATTAACTTATTGTTTAACAGGGTATTAGAAATATCTAATGCAAATAGTATCATGTCTTCCTCTTATTCTGACCATACAGTTTGTGGCAGTCATAAATAAGTCAGCAGGATGATTTTAACTTAGCGTCAATTTAACGCATAATATTCGCCTGAATGATTGAGTAATGGTTGTAGTTTGTGAAAACCACGTCCCCTGATAAAGACCCTAGTATCGAAAAGCTGAAAGTGCCTCCTCACAGCGTAGAAGCAGAGCAGTCTGTACTAGGCAGTATGCTGATTGATCCTGATACCTGGGATAAAGTGGCAGAAATTGTTTCAGAGCACGACTTTTACACTCGCACACATCAAATCATATTTCGGGCTATTGTTCGCCTGCTGGGGCGAAACGAGCCTATCGATCTTATCACGGTGTCAGAAGAGCTTGAACAACGTGATGAGCTTGAAGATGCCGGCGGCTTTGCGTATTTGGGGGAACTGGCAAAAAATACGCCGAGCTCAGCCAATGTGGTGTCTTATGCCAAAATTATCAGCGAGCGTGCGATCACCCGTGAGCTTATTGGGGTGGCGCACGAAATTGCCGAGATTGGCTATAATCCTGAAGGGCGCGAGAGTGCCGACATTCTGGATTTTGCAGAAAGCAAAGTATTTGAAATTGCCGAAAAACGCACCAGCGAAAATGATGGCCCGATGGGTATTAATCCGGTGCTGGCAAAAACCGTGGATCGGCTCGAAGCGCTGATCAAGACCGGTAAGGATGTGACGGGGGTTACCACAGGATTTAGCGACCTGGATAAAAAAACCAGCGGACTGCAACCGTCTGATCTGGTTATTGTGGCGGCACGTCCCTCAATGGGTAAAACCACATTTGCTATGAATCTGGTAGAAAATGCCATGCTGGCAGAAAATAAACCGGTATTAGTGTTCAGTCTTGAGATGCCGTCTGAGCAGCTGATGATGCGTATGCTGGCCTCTCTTAGCCGGGTCGATCAGACCAAAATCCGTACCGCTCAGCTTGAAGATGAGGATTGGGCGCGTATCTCCAACACCATGGCGATGCTAAAAGACAAAGATTGTTTGTATATCGATGATTCATCAGGGCTTACGCCCATGGATGTACGCAGTCGCGCCCGCAAAATTGCCCGGGATAGGGGGGGGATCTCCATGATCATGGTCGATTACCTTCAGCTAATGCGGGTACCGTCTCTGGCTGATAACCGGACGCTGGAGATTGCCGAGATTTCCCGGTCATTAAAAGCATTGGCAAAAGAGCTGGAAGTGCCGGTAGTAGCGCTGTCTCAGCTAAACCGAAGCCTGGAGCAGCGAGCGGACAAACGGCCGGTAAACTCCGATCTCAGGGAGTCAGGCTCTATCGAGCAGGATGCTGACCTCATTATGTTTATTTATCGTGATGAGGTATATCACGAAAACAGTGAAGAGAAGGGTATTGCAGAAATAATTATCGGTAAGCAGCGGAACGGACCCATTGGAACCTGTCGGTTGACTTTCCAGGGGCAGTTTTCCCGGTTTGATAATTATGCCGGTCCGGCTATCGCGGATGAATATTAGAGGCAATCACTTGTAATAAATACAAAAAAGGCGCTTAACAAGCGCCTTTTTCTATACTGCAGGAAAAACGTAATTAGTTACGTTCTTCTGGTACTTCTACCATGGCAGTCACTCGAATGTGAATGCGACGGTTAATGCGGTTCGCTTCAGCTGTGTTTGAATCATCAATCAGCTGAGATTCACCAAAGCCTTCAGTCGTCAGACGAGATTCATCGATGCCGTACTCTTCAACCAGCACATTTTTGAATGCTTCAGCACGACGCTTAGACAGGTCCATGTTGTATGACTCTGAACCTGGTGCAGACGCGTGGCCTTCGATTACAGCTTCAGTTTTGCCATAACGTTTGAAGAAGTTTGCAAACTCTTCAATATTCTCTGCATTTACATCAGTAACATCTGCACTGTTATGAGGGAACAGAACGCGCAGGGTATGAGTCACTTCTTCTTCTTCAAATACAGTACAGCCATCAGCGTCAACTTTGTCATTCATTGGCGTATCAGGACACATATCTTTGTCGTCTTTTACGCCGTCGTTGTCGCTGTCACCCACAATTTCACAACCGCGTGCATCTACTTCTGCACCTGCTGGTGTGTTAGGGCACTCATCAACACTGTTCATTACACCGTCGTTGTCAGAATCCTGATCAACCGGAGTAGCTGGTGCTGGTTCAGGCTGTGAAGACGCAGAACCGCCTAATGGGAAAACCACACCCAGCTTAGCGCTGTAGTCCGTGTAATCCTGACCAAAATCATAATAAGCAGCGATTTCAGTTACCAGCTTCACTTTGTCAGAAATATCCCAGTGCTTACCAATACCTACATCAGCAAGGTTCAGGTTCTCATCAAAGTCCTGACGCTTGTAACCTGCGAATACGTACCACAGATCGTCAGGCATGAAATACATAGCATCAACACCGTAAGAAACGCCAGATACACTGTCGTCACGGCCCAGAACCTGCTGGTAATCGATATCAAGCGCAGTTAATTCACCACGAATCGCCCAGTTTTCGTCAAAGCGCCAGCCATATTCGCCACCAAAACCAAAGCCATCGTCCATCAGGTCGTCTGCAGGCTTAGTCTCTTCAGCGTTGTAATACATGCCATATAGGCCGATCCAGCTGTCGTACGCTTTACCAGAAGTATCTTCCTGAGCAAAACTGTTAGCTGACATTACAGCCAGGGCTACAGCAGCAATATTGAATGTTTTTTTCATAGTCACATCCTGTATAAAGTTGAGTGATAAACAGATTTTTTAGCTATGCACAGCGCATACCAGAAATTAAATCTTGCCCATCGGGACACGATGAGAATGTTATCCGATCTTCCCTTGAAGTGTCGCAATGATACGCCGACTTCCCCCGTTATTGCGATGCTCGGCAAGGGTTATACCCTGCCACGTACCCAATTGCAATTTTCCATTTGCAACCGGCACCGTCAGTTCGCACCCCAACAGGCTTGATTTAATATGGGCAGGCATGTCGTCGCTGCCCTCATAGGTATGCGTAAAGTAAGGTGTATTTTCTTTAACTGTATGATTGAACCAGCTTTCCAGATCACTTCTGACCGAAGGATCTGCATTTTCATTAATGGTGAGACTGGCACTGGTATGCTGTAAAAACAAGTGGAGCAGGCCCACATCCAGCCTTTTGATATCAGGTAATGCCTGATTAACCTCATCGGTGATCAAATGAAAACCGCGCTGAAAGCGCGGTAATACAATGGTTTCGCTGTGCCAGAATACGTTATTTGTCAAAACAGATTTCCAGATAGGCCATGCCTACGTCACTTTGAAATGGCATGATAAGCTTGGGACCATCAACCTGATGGCTGATGGTATGTTGCTTGCCTGACACTACCACCGGCGTGGCCATACCAAACTCATATCCTTTCTCTGACAGGTCGCGCTTGGCATTCCCGCAAATCATATTGGTGACTTCACCTACCATGTCGCCAACTTCGGCATCAACAGTTTCCGGTCTCTCTCCAACCATGCGTTCCATAATAGTTAATGCCAGATTTTCATCGAAGGTGATCGACAATGAGCCTTTGACCTGAGGGCCAACCATCCCAATCAAGCCTGACACATCGCCTTTAGCAATATCTGACTGCTTTTTTTTCGGCTTACCCGGCGTCAGTGTGGTCTGCGCCATGGTTTCCATTACATTCAGGAGTCCGGCGATAAACGGGTTAACAAATTCAGCATTCATGGTGATGGTGCGCTCCATTTTCTGTATTTTCTGCCTGCTGGCAGTCAGCGCACAATCCGTGCGCCTCAATCGTTTGTGTTGATACGGAAAAACCGTGGGCCTTAGCCTGATTATCAAGGGTTTCTTTCAGCCCTTCTGACTGAATTTCCGCCACATCACCACAACTGTCGCAAATAAGGAACTGTACCGGATGATGACAACCAAAATGGTGACATGCTACAAAAGCATTGGTTGATTCAAGGCGATGAATAAAACCAAATTCCAGTAAAAAATCCAGGGCACGATACACCGTTGCCGGCTTGGCGCCAGACTCTGTTTCTTTTAATGCATCCAGCAATTCATAAGCGCCCATAGGACCATGTTTACTTAATAATATTTCGTAGACTTTTTCACGCAGCGGGGTAAACCGCGCTCCGCGCTGGTCACAATAAGCCCGCGCTTTATTGATTAACGTCGATTTATTCATAATTTCGCGTATTCTTTGCTCGTGCCTATGATCAGTTTATTGATTCTGTTCTGTCTCAGCGATAGTTTTTTCGCCATGAGCCTCAAACATATGGCTGATTAACTGATCTTCAAGTTCGAATCGCTGGGTCAGCACCTCACCTAACCGGGCAATCGCCTGTTCAAAGGCAGCCGCTTTTTCCAGCTGTATCTCGGCACTGAAATCGTCGTTAAACTGTAAGGCGGTATCGGTTGTATCTGCCAGCTGAGGATAGATCGTTTGTTTCAGTGTTTGTCCGGCTTTATCATCACTAACCAGTAAATCGTAGATTTTAAAGTGTCCGGCAGAGGTATAGTCAATCAGGTTGTCACAAAACACCGAAAGCTCTGCCTCTGCCGGGAGTGTACCCTGACGGGTGTTAATACCGGCCAGCCGGCAATACTCTATCAGCAGAGCCTGTCTGGCGTGTAACCAATTATCGACAGTGGCCGACCGGCCGCCCCATTTTTCCCGGGTTTTTTCTAATTGATTTAACACCTTGCCTCTCCTGATTGCGATTTTTCAGCAGCTTGCGATAGCTAAAAAACAGTATAACACCGACGCGTCACAGCACAACTTCCACACGGGTAAACTGCCTGATCCCCCTTGTTTTATCATCGTTTGTGCTTTTATTATCAGGCTCAGTCGTAGCGCCAGTGGGTCAAAACATTATGATGAATCCAACGCAGACAGAGGTTTTGAATCAGTATTCAGGCCCCTGGCTGGTTTTTTCTAAAGACAAAATCCTGATTAATACCCAAACCGGAGAATTACCCCGTGAGAACTGGCAGACAATGCCTTTTCTGCACCATTATGCCAGCGAGGCTCGTCAGCTACCGCCTCTGGTATATCCGCCAGAAGTCGGACCGCAGGAGACCTTTGATGAGCCGTTGATGGTGGTGGATGTCGGCAGTGAGCAGCTAGACTGTGAAGGGTGGCAGTGGACCTCTTTACGGCACCTGCTGACCACCGCATCGAAAGATGCATTCCGGGAGTATGCCCGTGCCTGGCAATATGTGCATTTTTTGCGAACGCATCGATATTGTGGACAGTGCGGAGCGACCACTAACCAGATTGACTGGGAAATGGCGCTGCAGTGTAACCGTTGTGGTCATCGTACTTACCCACGGGTATCGCCCTGTATCATTGTAGCAATTTACAGCGGCTCAAAAATACTGCTGGCCAGGGGAGTACGACATAAAGAGCTTAATATGTACTCCACTTTGGCAGGCTTTGTCGAAAGCGGCGAAACGCTGGAGCAGGCTGTGCATCGTGAGGTCATGGAAGAAGTGGGCGTCAGGGTGAAAAATCTGAAGTATTTTGACAGTCAGCCCTGGCCGTTCCCCCATTCGCTGATGGTAGGGTTTATTGCAGAATATGCCGGTGGTGAGATTAACGTCGATGATAACGAAATTGTTGATGCCTACTGGTTTGATACAGACGCATTGCCTAATACGCCACCGAAACTGTCTATTGCTGGCCGGCTGATTGAAGAGGTGGTGCGTACAAAGCGATCCAGCTGATTAAAAAATTAATAAAATAAAAAAGTCTTAGTCGGGCGAATATTGATATAATCCGCCCGCCCATTCACCCGTGCTAGTTTGAGGAATATATGTCACAGCAGCCAACAACGCCGACATCTGAATTAAAAAACGACCGTTATCTGCGTGCGTTGTCAAAGCAACCTGTTGATGCCACCCCGGTATGGATGATGCGTCAGGCCGGGCGCTATTTACCGGAATATAAAGCAACCCGCGCACAGGCTGGTGATTTCATGTCATTGTGTCGTAACGCCGAGCTAGCCTGTGAAGTGACCATGCAGCCATTGCGTCGCTTTGATCTTGACGCAGCAATTTTGTTTTCTGACATTCTGACTATTCCGGATGCGATGGGACTTGGGCTGTATTTTGAAGCCGGCGAGGGTCCTAAATTCAGTAACCCGATTCAAAGCCAGGCAGATGTTGATAAAATTGGCATCCCAGACCCGGAAGGCGAACTGCAATACGTGATGAATGCAGTGCGTACTATTCGTAAAGAGCTGAAAGGGGAAGTGCCGCTGATTGGTTTTTCCGGCAGCCCCTGGACACTTGCCACCTATATGATTGAAGGTGGTTCCAGCAAAGCCTTTACCAAAATTAAAAAGATGGCATTTGCTCAGCCGGCCGTGCTGCATAAATTAATGGAAAAGCTGGCTGACTCTGTCACCAGTTATCTTAATGCACAGATTGCAGCCGGCGCACAGTCGGTCATGATATTTGATACCTGGGGCGGAGTGCTGTCGCCACGCGATTATAATGAATTTTCGCTGCAGTATATGGCCCGCATTGTCGATGGTCTGACCCGCCACAATGACGGACGTAAAGTACCGGTCACTCTGTTTACCAAAAACGGCGGAATGTGGCTGGAAGACATTGCAGCAACCGGTTGTGATGCTGTGGGACTGGACTGGACTATCAATATTGATGAAGCCCGCCGTCGGATTGGCGACAAGGTGGCCTTGCAGGGCAACATGGATCCGTCCATGCTGTATGCCTCACCACAGCGGATTGAACAGGAAGTGGCTGATATTCTTGCCAGTTATGGGCAGGGAAGCGGTCATGTATTTAATTTAGGTCATGGTATTCATCTGGATGTACCACCTGAAAATGCCGGTGTGTTTATCGATGCAGTCCATCGCCTGAGCAGACCTTATCACCGTTAATTGTTAAGCAGAGTAAACATGAAACCCTGGGTGTATATAGCCTTGCTGATATTTATTGCAGTTGCAGGCTATCAGTTTGGACATTATCAGAATATGCTGGCGACCAGTGACAAGGCCAAAGCCCAGCTGTTTAAAGACGTTCAGGATGAACCTTCAAAACCTGCTTTTAAAGTGGAAACACCGGCAGTCAGGCCATCCGTAAAAATGATGGATGAGCCGGTAGGGCAAACCTTGCGCGACTGGGAAGACTCCCGGGATGCGCTGACGCAGATGAGCGCGGCGGTAGCCAGTGTGCCGCTGCGGTTAAACGCTACCGAGCAAAAGCTGAAACAGTATTTTACGTTACACCCGGATGCCGAAACGTTGTTGTTGCATTCGGTACGCTGTGAACTTAAAGGCTGTGAACTAACCGGTCAGTTTGAAGGTTCTGGCGAAGAGCTGCAAAAACTGGTTGAGCCGCTCAGACAAAACTACACCAGCGCCTCTAACAGCATGTCTACGCAGAACAACATTACTCATTTTGTACTACAGGTAGGGGCGTCTATCTAGCGTGCCTTGTGCTTTAAGCGTCTCTGGGTAATCCTTTTTCCACGATTCTGGCCAGCCGGGCAGTATGCCGGCTACCGCCTCTGGCATCTGGCTGATGCCG contains:
- a CDS encoding GGDEF domain-containing protein, producing the protein MCFCILSTLWSAGVCASTLDDYLQKRQQVMLLPYAEIIPALKQAEFDTSTPLGRYVYYSVWLNAGQGKSAITPTPADWQALQTRYPALFHESRILRTWFSGESAQTKLQDLYQLKQIAANHNWVRLRRLASYYLVMTYQGEGSYFNAIIELYNVMKIAPPATAAYDWYDYSLIDIYSDMAYSQYGLRNNQGQYKYCIKIQDFLTAQPTYDEGAEARALACQIGALLRMSRFSDAEQTLKKLNTLATNSNVPEIKITSLIRFAIFFRAKEKHELSIRYAQETIDIQEQLGINISNTVYTANMLMSDAQLKLGNPQASLRYFLAMENSRGAIEQGTHFDIEAIVLKARIENALGNYAAAGALYEKALSLFGPRSVAPVNDMSLMALQKDTEQSQSSVLIIKNKLHQTRAEQMTLVAVFTTALVIVGGALIWYLVRHQQQLRAFARTDSLTRLYNRGHSVGLADTALSKATQNSPVCLALIDIDHFKQINDTLGHQVGDKVLETVGRQLTLWAGKRHLAGRYGGEEFLLILPDTSLDVAQAELARLRQLLESSVAEIRGPLTFSGGMVQVAQPADTDTIIGLCDTLLYQAKQQGRNRLYSRSLNQA
- a CDS encoding GGDEF domain-containing protein, producing MAQASTLDDYLQKRQQVMLLPYAEIIPALKQAEFDTSTPLGRYVYYSVWLNAGQGEPAITPTPADWQALQTRFPALFHESRILRTWFSGESAQTKLQDLYQLKQIAANHNWVRLRRLASYYLVMTYQGEGSYFNAIIELYNVMKIAPPATAAYDWYDYSLIDIYSDMTRSMYGLGNTEGELKYCQKTVNFLSSEATSDTESTARALACQIGAQLRMSNISEAEDTLKKLNALALSTKLTEVKITALIQFAIFFRAQEKYALAFSYAKDVIDIQRQLGIRLPNTIYTANKLMALSQLDLGNPQTAKQYLQSMETGRGSIEQGIHYDIEAIVLKARIENALGNYAAAGALYEKALSLFGPRSVAPVNDMSLMALQKDTEQSQSSVLIIKNKLHQTRAEQMTLVAVFTTALVIVGGALIWYLVRHQQQLRAFARTDSLTRLYNRGHSVGLADTALSKATQNSPVCLALIDIDHFKQINDTLGHQVGDKVLETVGRQLTLWAGKRHLAGRYGGEEFLLILPDTSLDAAQAELARLRQLLESSVAEIRGPLTFSGGLVQVAQPADTDTIIGLCDTLLYQAKQQGRNRLYSRSLNQA
- a CDS encoding sensor domain-containing diguanylate cyclase — translated: MTRLVCLFASLFYCIVVQASVSEEYLSARSKILSLPGPERADALQTSVFDTDTVQGRYFYHSVLVIDSQPAEQSELSTDDLRALKNELPELYYEQQIITISRAQKPVKETLRQLYQIRQAAEQQQFVRVARLASKHIVSILSDNGNWMSAIIEIHQLSQVAPPFPVTYDYSLFSMHTDMAFSMYALRNYQEQLTYCDKLDLQLRASAASDAQLYASAYTCRVDAYIGMQDTQQASRALDSLKQLAASTDSATIKLYSSMRQAGLEYARKNYADTFTHAKKAAELIEQLQAENKRYAFIIYMLMSAAQLEMGNIESAARYLTIMDDSRQGVRSKSVFENEALIIKARVAESLRQYDKAAEYYEKTISALAGKGGKTVNDIHLNALTRELDEKHLSYLKLQSQLHKTKSDNMTLLAVFTSVLAIASGLLVWRLFRHKRQLESFAQIDTLTGVSNRWYALQKISRQLGALKKSRSICVAMVDIDNFKSINDDYGHSKGDKVLMDFARQFKYRFGKDDVVGRYGGEEFIIMMNNTNLQDATQKIEQARQTLLQDNNRLSSAGLAIEFSCGLVQVLHKTDMTPVLSLCDSLLYRAKKEGKSRTYSRVFTAE
- the dnaB gene encoding replicative DNA helicase codes for the protein MKTTSPDKDPSIEKLKVPPHSVEAEQSVLGSMLIDPDTWDKVAEIVSEHDFYTRTHQIIFRAIVRLLGRNEPIDLITVSEELEQRDELEDAGGFAYLGELAKNTPSSANVVSYAKIISERAITRELIGVAHEIAEIGYNPEGRESADILDFAESKVFEIAEKRTSENDGPMGINPVLAKTVDRLEALIKTGKDVTGVTTGFSDLDKKTSGLQPSDLVIVAARPSMGKTTFAMNLVENAMLAENKPVLVFSLEMPSEQLMMRMLASLSRVDQTKIRTAQLEDEDWARISNTMAMLKDKDCLYIDDSSGLTPMDVRSRARKIARDRGGISMIMVDYLQLMRVPSLADNRTLEIAEISRSLKALAKELEVPVVALSQLNRSLEQRADKRPVNSDLRESGSIEQDADLIMFIYRDEVYHENSEEKGIAEIIIGKQRNGPIGTCRLTFQGQFSRFDNYAGPAIADEY